The Nitrospira sp. genome contains a region encoding:
- a CDS encoding ABC transporter ATP-binding protein, with protein MSIMMNRIAPFLITVRRALSFVWQSSPTLAISSIVLRVIQGLFPLAMLYLTKLLIDAVTEGLKTPSDESSLTRIIMILAGLAGVAGASAMLNVAAGLISKIQAQTVTDHMYGLLQAKSIEVDLEYYENAQYQDTLHHAQQEAPYRPIAILNALLQLGQNTISLLSMVVILWWLHWGIIPILILTAIPYLLLRVQQSNLLYAWERERIPLERRAWYVNTLLTQATAAKEIRLFDLGPRLREWFQEARSVLRREFIALEQRWAVKTLVAQIIGVAGVFGICSFVAVRTFHGLLTMGDLVICFQAVQRASGFLEGFGQSVANLYESNLFLATLDEFLSIQSRLPKATHPKPLPHPITQGIVFDHVSFQYPHEERVAIRDFTFSIGPGEHVAFVGANGAGKTTLVKLLCRLYDPSGGHITIDGTDLRDYSVTDVRGMVSGIFQDFVKFQLSAKENIVMGVRSSEVDDSAVIHAAKQAGVHEVIERLPQGYDALLGKLFDGGSELSIGEWQKVALARALLRDSPILVLDEPTSAMDAKAEAELFERFHELAQGRIAILISHRLSTVKMADRIFVVDEGQIVEQGTHDELMRRQGLYAGLFLTQAQHYQ; from the coding sequence ATGAGTATCATGATGAATCGCATAGCTCCTTTTCTAATCACGGTCCGCCGCGCGCTCTCATTTGTATGGCAGAGCAGTCCAACGTTAGCTATCAGCAGCATCGTGCTGCGCGTCATCCAGGGACTTTTCCCGCTGGCGATGCTGTATCTCACGAAACTGTTGATCGATGCTGTGACCGAAGGGCTGAAGACTCCTTCGGACGAATCTTCCTTGACTCGCATCATCATGATCCTTGCGGGGTTAGCAGGCGTTGCGGGGGCTAGTGCCATGCTGAATGTGGCCGCAGGTCTGATTTCCAAGATACAAGCTCAAACCGTTACCGATCACATGTACGGACTCCTTCAGGCAAAGTCGATCGAGGTCGATCTTGAATACTATGAAAATGCTCAGTATCAAGATACGTTGCATCATGCACAACAAGAGGCTCCCTATCGACCGATTGCCATTCTCAACGCCTTGCTTCAATTGGGGCAAAACACCATCTCATTGCTCTCAATGGTAGTCATACTGTGGTGGCTGCATTGGGGGATAATTCCGATCTTAATACTGACGGCGATTCCCTACCTCTTATTGAGGGTGCAGCAATCCAACCTGCTTTATGCTTGGGAGCGTGAACGCATCCCGCTCGAGCGTAGGGCCTGGTACGTCAACACGCTGTTGACGCAGGCTACGGCAGCAAAGGAAATCCGGCTGTTTGACCTTGGGCCTAGGTTGCGAGAATGGTTCCAAGAGGCCCGATCGGTGCTACGCCGGGAATTCATTGCCCTAGAGCAACGTTGGGCGGTTAAAACTCTTGTCGCGCAGATTATTGGTGTAGCCGGTGTATTCGGAATCTGCAGCTTTGTAGCAGTCCGAACATTCCATGGGCTGCTCACTATGGGTGACCTGGTCATTTGTTTTCAGGCCGTGCAACGGGCATCCGGGTTTCTGGAGGGATTTGGGCAGAGTGTGGCAAACCTCTATGAGAGCAATTTGTTTCTCGCCACATTGGATGAGTTCTTGAGTATTCAGTCTCGTTTGCCGAAGGCAACACATCCCAAACCGCTCCCTCACCCAATCACGCAGGGCATTGTGTTCGATCATGTGTCATTCCAATATCCGCATGAAGAACGTGTGGCGATCCGAGACTTCACTTTTTCAATCGGTCCCGGCGAGCATGTGGCGTTTGTCGGAGCTAACGGTGCCGGAAAGACGACATTGGTGAAGCTGTTGTGTCGTCTGTACGATCCATCGGGCGGGCACATCACAATCGATGGGACGGATCTAAGGGACTACTCCGTCACTGATGTTCGAGGTATGGTCAGCGGTATTTTCCAGGATTTTGTGAAGTTTCAGCTATCGGCAAAAGAGAACATCGTCATGGGCGTGAGATCTTCCGAAGTTGACGATTCTGCCGTCATCCACGCGGCCAAGCAAGCCGGGGTCCATGAGGTCATCGAACGCTTGCCGCAGGGATATGACGCATTGCTCGGTAAGCTGTTTGATGGTGGGTCTGAACTGAGCATCGGGGAATGGCAGAAAGTGGCGCTGGCTAGAGCGTTACTGCGAGACTCGCCAATTCTCGTCCTCGACGAACCCACCAGTGCGATGGACGCCAAAGCAGAGGCAGAGCTGTTCGAGCGGTTTCACGAGCTGGCCCAAGGTCGCATTGCCATTTTGATCAGTCACCGGCTGTCCACAGTGAAAATGGCGGATCGGATCTTTGTTGTCGATGAGGGGCAAATCGTGGAACAAGGGACTCACGATGAACTGATGCGACGGCAAGGACTGTACGCCGGCCTCTTTCTGACCCAAGCCCAGCATTATCAATAA
- a CDS encoding lasso peptide biosynthesis B2 protein, protein MSLLVKKYWTVLRVGLIVGWVRLLLRFNSLPLVLERLSLCSRAVRSDDAAMRRLIYYVDRWLQLFPYNERGNCFPRALALYRLARQRGYPVRFHCGVRKEASNLDGHAWLTLGSEAFYEPGKQWRYFTVTFSYPSDSVSGVSRVAASHGPQVRT, encoded by the coding sequence ATGAGCCTGCTCGTTAAAAAGTACTGGACTGTGCTTCGAGTAGGTCTGATCGTAGGATGGGTTCGTCTCTTGTTGCGATTCAACAGTCTGCCGCTGGTGCTGGAGCGTTTAAGTTTGTGCTCACGGGCCGTAAGGTCTGACGATGCTGCAATGAGGAGGCTCATCTACTATGTGGATCGTTGGCTCCAACTGTTTCCCTATAACGAAAGGGGAAACTGCTTTCCGCGGGCATTGGCGCTCTATCGACTTGCTCGGCAACGGGGATACCCGGTTCGTTTTCACTGTGGAGTCAGGAAAGAAGCGTCGAATCTTGACGGCCATGCATGGCTCACATTGGGTTCCGAGGCATTCTACGAGCCGGGAAAGCAGTGGCGATACTTCACCGTAACTTTTTCGTATCCTTCCGATTCAGTATCGGGCGTGAGCCGGGTGGCTGCCAGTCACGGTCCACAAGTCAGAACATGA
- a CDS encoding nucleotidyltransferase family protein, whose translation MMMERPIDRRFPLSSESELLVWCARTVLTDDLKTRIRQRVQEPLDWAVLGEMAEYHGVIPLLYRNLSTVASNLVPAESLSRLRHKTQVGALLNRALAQELITLCETFNARGVPVIPIKGATLAALAYGDVALRDFTDLDLLVPEGSIKEAQAILSILGYERRRAEAELGDPHHDDGPHHVFVKPRTLYRVDLQWQMVHQHFVFRLDRPECWERRISVVFENRTVLGLAPEDLLIVLCVHGSKHAWEHLKWVCDVAELLRAQPGLDWERIVRVASDWRCRRLVYMGLSLARLMLDAPLPEGVLARLKTDTDVQALAHRMPASLLSDGYDGVWEEQAAALYFSLKDSWWERWRFGLLLCRVHSPVAATPPRWVRWGTALSCLSRLIVPLHRTIKRLLSPAIRGAINRWVAHGG comes from the coding sequence ATGATGATGGAACGGCCCATTGACCGACGGTTTCCCCTGTCATCAGAATCCGAACTCTTGGTCTGGTGTGCCCGTACGGTTTTGACCGATGATCTCAAGACACGTATCAGGCAAAGAGTGCAAGAACCGCTGGACTGGGCGGTCCTCGGTGAGATGGCCGAATATCATGGCGTGATACCGTTATTGTATAGGAATCTGTCCACAGTCGCGTCCAACCTCGTGCCTGCCGAATCATTAAGCCGGTTGCGACACAAAACCCAGGTCGGAGCACTACTGAATAGGGCACTCGCCCAAGAACTCATCACCCTATGTGAAACATTCAACGCGCGCGGAGTCCCCGTGATTCCGATCAAGGGAGCCACGCTTGCGGCGTTGGCATACGGCGATGTGGCTCTTCGCGATTTTACCGACCTTGATCTCCTTGTTCCTGAAGGCTCAATCAAGGAGGCACAGGCTATCCTATCGATACTTGGCTATGAACGAAGAAGGGCTGAGGCCGAGTTGGGTGATCCGCATCATGATGACGGGCCGCATCATGTGTTCGTGAAGCCTCGGACGCTGTATCGTGTGGATCTACAGTGGCAGATGGTCCATCAACACTTCGTCTTTCGATTGGATCGCCCGGAATGCTGGGAGCGGCGGATCTCTGTGGTGTTCGAGAACCGTACGGTCTTAGGATTGGCACCGGAAGATCTACTGATTGTGCTGTGTGTTCATGGGTCGAAGCATGCCTGGGAACATCTCAAATGGGTCTGTGACGTGGCCGAACTCCTTCGTGCCCAGCCCGGTCTCGACTGGGAGCGGATTGTGCGGGTTGCGTCGGACTGGCGCTGCCGACGCCTGGTTTATATGGGGTTGTCGCTTGCACGTCTAATGTTAGATGCGCCACTGCCTGAGGGAGTCCTTGCGAGGCTCAAGACTGATACAGATGTACAAGCACTTGCCCACCGAATGCCCGCCTCTTTACTGTCGGATGGGTATGATGGAGTCTGGGAAGAACAGGCGGCGGCACTCTATTTCTCCTTAAAAGATTCATGGTGGGAGCGCTGGCGATTTGGGTTACTCCTGTGTCGTGTTCATAGCCCTGTGGCGGCAACTCCTCCTCGGTGGGTTCGCTGGGGCACTGCCCTTTCTTGTCTCTCTCGCTTGATCGTTCCCCTTCATCGAACGATCAAGCGGCTTCTTTCACCTGCAATTCGCGGAGCGATCAATCGTTGGGTCGCACACGGTGGTTAG
- a CDS encoding PqqD family protein, producing the protein MSDVSQAPALPIVPDHLVSQEMLDRIILRPGSDVQSTNMDGETVLLDLSTGRYYTLNRLGSVIWEHCTGDNTIGDIHAVLCDRFDVAPERALDDLVTLVSQMIGEGLLQQERR; encoded by the coding sequence ATGTCAGATGTCTCACAGGCGCCCGCACTTCCTATCGTGCCCGATCACCTCGTCAGTCAGGAGATGCTTGATCGAATCATTCTCCGACCCGGCAGCGATGTGCAGAGTACGAACATGGACGGGGAGACAGTGCTGTTGGATCTGAGTACCGGCCGGTACTACACGTTAAACCGGTTAGGCAGCGTCATTTGGGAGCATTGTACTGGCGACAACACAATCGGCGACATTCATGCGGTCCTTTGTGACCGTTTTGATGTCGCTCCAGAACGAGCCCTTGACGATCTCGTCACCCTGGTCAGCCAGATGATCGGGGAAGGGCTACTTCAACAGGAAAGGAGGTGA
- a CDS encoding alkaline phosphatase D family protein — MHRFLLSGCFFALVALSVGCAAFSRETIRSSSSFEEKSFLASDLLPQGLAVGDVSSHGALLWLRTDGPASVQVEWAPVSMWERASKLASVAAPASRTAYVTTTAEADYTLTIPLDGLSPSTRYRYHILNSSADQTGKQLAGKLAAKGEFLTLPDEKTSAPVTFAWSGDLGGQGRCRQGAGGYPIFDVIQRQEIDFFLFLGDTVYGDSPCPSPPNEPGADFKATTLQTYRVRHRYQRGAAALQRFLRTVPVYVVWDDHEVRDNFSGPFDEQMPAGRQALREYWPIASPEDDPNRMYRSIRYGADLELFILDTRQYRSRNEDQDSSTKTMLGTTQLRWLLDGFRASTATWKVIVTSVPLSIVKGGVGNDGWGGEPNGTGFARERQVIVDAILEHKIKNVVFLAGDVHWVQANAYDPDQNGIIDFHEYMVGPLSARPGRLTAASETLHPRRLINESGYQNFGVIRVTKNAFEVTVVDEAAVKRFFHVVEARP, encoded by the coding sequence ATGCACAGGTTCTTGCTGTCGGGTTGTTTTTTTGCCCTTGTCGCTCTGTCCGTCGGCTGTGCTGCCTTTTCCAGGGAGACGATTCGGTCGAGTAGCTCATTTGAGGAGAAATCCTTCCTAGCATCGGATCTCTTGCCCCAAGGTCTGGCTGTTGGTGATGTCAGCTCACACGGGGCGTTGCTCTGGCTGCGTACTGATGGGCCGGCATCGGTTCAGGTTGAGTGGGCACCAGTCTCCATGTGGGAACGGGCTTCGAAACTGGCGTCGGTAGCGGCCCCCGCATCGAGAACGGCATACGTGACGACGACCGCGGAGGCGGATTACACGTTGACCATCCCTCTTGATGGTCTCAGCCCTTCGACGCGCTATCGTTATCATATTCTGAACAGTTCCGCCGACCAGACCGGAAAGCAGCTGGCGGGGAAGCTTGCAGCAAAGGGAGAATTTCTCACTCTGCCGGATGAGAAAACCTCCGCACCTGTGACGTTTGCCTGGAGCGGAGACCTTGGTGGCCAAGGACGATGCCGCCAAGGAGCAGGCGGCTATCCTATCTTTGACGTCATCCAGCGACAGGAGATCGACTTCTTTTTGTTCCTCGGTGATACAGTCTATGGCGATAGTCCTTGCCCCTCGCCCCCAAACGAGCCTGGAGCCGACTTCAAAGCTACGACGCTGCAGACCTATCGAGTGCGCCATCGCTATCAACGCGGCGCCGCGGCGCTCCAGCGATTTTTGAGGACGGTGCCTGTTTATGTGGTCTGGGATGACCATGAGGTTCGCGACAATTTTTCAGGCCCGTTTGATGAGCAAATGCCGGCCGGCCGGCAGGCGCTCAGGGAATACTGGCCGATCGCTTCTCCCGAAGATGATCCCAATCGGATGTATCGGAGCATTCGCTACGGAGCGGATCTTGAGCTCTTCATTCTGGACACGCGGCAGTATCGGAGCCGGAATGAGGATCAAGACAGTTCTACTAAAACCATGCTCGGGACTACGCAATTGCGATGGCTGCTCGACGGATTCCGCGCGTCCACAGCAACTTGGAAAGTCATCGTGACCTCTGTTCCGCTGTCGATCGTCAAAGGTGGTGTGGGCAACGATGGATGGGGAGGTGAACCGAACGGCACCGGCTTTGCGCGCGAACGGCAGGTGATTGTCGACGCAATTCTCGAACACAAGATCAAGAACGTAGTGTTCCTTGCGGGGGATGTGCATTGGGTTCAGGCCAACGCCTATGATCCTGATCAGAACGGTATCATTGATTTTCACGAGTATATGGTTGGACCTCTCTCGGCCAGGCCTGGAAGGCTCACTGCGGCCAGCGAGACGCTGCATCCGAGGCGCTTGATCAACGAATCGGGATATCAGAACTTCGGCGTGATCCGTGTTACAAAGAACGCGTTCGAAGTGACGGTGGTGGACGAGGCAGCCGTGAAGCGATTTTTTCACGTCGTGGAGGCTCGGCCGTAG
- a CDS encoding GNAT family N-acetyltransferase, whose product MTHTIRRCTLHELDQLVPLFDAYRQFYGQQSDIMLAHEFLSNRLVRDESVVLIAEDIAGSAVGFVQLYPTFSSILAARMYLLSDMFVASHVRRRGIGTLLLKSAVDTARAAGAVRVELATAITSISAQRLYEALGWQRDRFYQYGLSL is encoded by the coding sequence GTGACCCATACAATTCGCCGATGCACTCTTCACGAACTTGACCAACTCGTTCCGCTATTTGACGCCTACCGTCAGTTCTACGGGCAGCAGTCGGATATCATGCTCGCCCACGAATTTTTGAGTAATCGTCTTGTTCGCGATGAATCGGTAGTCCTCATAGCCGAGGACATCGCTGGGAGTGCGGTCGGCTTTGTCCAGCTCTACCCGACCTTTTCATCGATCCTCGCAGCCCGGATGTATCTGCTCAGCGACATGTTCGTTGCATCTCATGTACGGCGAAGAGGCATCGGGACTTTGTTGCTCAAATCAGCTGTCGATACTGCTCGTGCTGCTGGAGCGGTTCGTGTGGAACTGGCGACAGCCATCACAAGTATTTCAGCGCAACGGCTCTATGAAGCATTAGGGTGGCAGCGGGACAGATTCTATCAGTACGGCCTATCGCTGTAG
- a CDS encoding nuclear transport factor 2 family protein, translating into MLKQRIEDVTKANQKFYEAFESLDIAMMDEIWAHQEYVTCIHPGWTIRSGWPAVRDSWVLIFNNTFSMKFELTDVMVQVAGDMAWVICVENLTTQQSDEPQQAKVLATNLYELIGDEWLMIHHHGSPVMG; encoded by the coding sequence GTGTTGAAACAGCGCATCGAAGACGTCACAAAAGCCAACCAGAAATTCTACGAAGCCTTTGAGAGTCTCGACATTGCGATGATGGACGAGATTTGGGCGCATCAAGAATACGTCACCTGTATTCACCCAGGCTGGACCATTCGTTCCGGGTGGCCCGCCGTGCGTGATTCCTGGGTGCTGATCTTCAACAATACCTTTTCGATGAAGTTTGAACTCACCGATGTCATGGTCCAAGTGGCAGGCGATATGGCGTGGGTTATCTGTGTCGAGAATCTCACAACGCAACAGTCTGACGAACCGCAACAAGCCAAAGTGCTAGCCACGAACCTCTACGAGCTCATCGGCGATGAGTGGCTGATGATCCATCATCACGGGTCGCCCGTGATGGGGTGA
- a CDS encoding response regulator transcription factor, whose protein sequence is MSCLRVLLVEDHALVRAGMRALLQKINGLEVISDVGDGWEAVKSVQTDAPDLVLMDIAMPGLNGLDATSRIVKESPNTRVILLSMHANEEYLQQALQVGASGYLLKGAELAELELAIRTVGKGERYLTPAVAKYAIEAYRGKSEGPSGPLAKLSMRQREILQLIAEGRTTKEIASYLNLSVKTVETHRSQLMERLEIHDVPGLVRFAIRVGLIQPYS, encoded by the coding sequence ATGAGTTGCCTCCGGGTGCTTCTGGTGGAAGATCATGCGTTGGTGAGAGCCGGGATGCGGGCTCTCCTGCAAAAAATCAACGGCCTCGAAGTCATCTCGGATGTGGGAGATGGATGGGAAGCTGTCAAATCTGTGCAAACGGATGCTCCCGATCTCGTGCTCATGGATATTGCGATGCCGGGATTAAACGGGCTTGATGCCACATCGAGGATCGTCAAGGAATCCCCGAACACGCGGGTGATTCTGCTGTCGATGCATGCCAACGAAGAATACCTTCAGCAGGCTTTGCAGGTGGGTGCGTCCGGTTATTTATTGAAAGGTGCGGAACTGGCTGAACTGGAGTTGGCCATCAGGACAGTGGGCAAGGGCGAAAGATACCTCACTCCGGCGGTTGCAAAGTATGCGATTGAAGCGTATCGAGGAAAGTCCGAAGGGCCGTCCGGTCCGCTGGCCAAGCTCAGCATGCGTCAGCGCGAAATCCTGCAACTCATTGCGGAGGGCCGCACGACAAAAGAAATCGCCAGCTATCTCAATTTAAGCGTCAAAACGGTCGAAACCCATCGATCGCAGCTGATGGAGCGGCTCGAAATTCACGATGTGCCGGGGCTCGTCCGTTTTGCTATCCGTGTCGGGCTCATCCAGCCCTACTCTTAA
- a CDS encoding PAS domain S-box protein has product MSTNYARVLIPLILVGTFLVDMFMPWGYAAWVVGDAFAVLLALWIEWPSAPYIVAAVGTVLLQVGYTLSPPGIPQDIATFNRVLGMALLWITAALVARARRAKLDDATRRLGAIVESSSDAILSVTPDGFVTTWNAGAEGIFGYTASEMIGRSILTLVPADLHQDKVRLLASVRGAQNIHTYDAVRLTKDGRRIDVSVTLSPLKDTVGQFVGVSKVIRDISERKRAETLLQQAHASMEIRVHERTFELSNANHSLRELSSRLMQVQEEERSRLARDLHDEIGQLLTALKIDLQEIQSRGPGEVRSGSLTDSLQLLDRLLTQVRTLALDLRPSLLDDLGLVPALRWYANRQAERNGWVLAFSVEGMVGRVPVPLEVACFRVVQEAMTNISKYARARTIDLTLRRQDQEVILIIQDDGVGFDVMLARQRARGGESMGLLGMEERVRLAGGTLAISSTPDHGTRLQLCFPLAQHDQANQHGQVEVMSP; this is encoded by the coding sequence ATGAGCACTAACTACGCCCGAGTCCTGATTCCGCTGATCCTCGTCGGGACCTTCCTTGTCGACATGTTCATGCCATGGGGGTATGCGGCGTGGGTTGTTGGTGATGCGTTCGCTGTGCTGTTGGCGCTCTGGATCGAGTGGCCGAGTGCTCCGTACATTGTTGCGGCCGTCGGGACCGTCCTCCTTCAAGTAGGGTACACGCTGTCTCCTCCGGGCATTCCGCAGGACATCGCGACTTTCAATCGAGTGTTGGGCATGGCCCTCCTCTGGATTACGGCGGCGCTTGTGGCGCGAGCGAGAAGGGCGAAACTCGACGATGCAACCAGACGACTGGGCGCTATCGTGGAGAGCAGCAGTGATGCCATTCTCAGTGTCACACCCGATGGATTTGTGACCACATGGAATGCAGGTGCCGAGGGTATCTTCGGCTATACCGCCAGCGAGATGATCGGTCGTTCGATTCTGACACTTGTTCCAGCCGATCTTCATCAGGACAAAGTCCGGTTGCTGGCCTCAGTGCGGGGAGCGCAGAATATTCATACCTATGATGCAGTCCGGTTGACGAAGGATGGCCGCCGTATCGATGTGTCGGTGACATTATCGCCGCTCAAGGACACAGTCGGTCAGTTTGTGGGTGTGTCGAAAGTCATTCGGGATATCAGCGAGCGGAAGCGGGCGGAGACACTCCTCCAACAAGCGCATGCCTCAATGGAGATACGAGTTCATGAGCGAACCTTCGAATTGAGCAATGCCAACCATTCCCTGCGGGAACTTTCCAGCCGGCTAATGCAGGTGCAGGAGGAGGAGCGAAGCCGGCTCGCACGTGATCTGCATGACGAAATCGGACAGTTGCTCACTGCCCTGAAAATCGATCTGCAGGAAATCCAGAGTCGTGGGCCCGGAGAGGTCCGTTCCGGTTCCCTCACGGATAGTCTTCAGTTGCTGGACCGGCTGCTGACTCAAGTGCGGACCTTGGCGCTGGATCTACGACCGTCACTCCTCGATGATTTGGGTTTGGTTCCTGCGTTGCGATGGTATGCGAACCGGCAGGCAGAGCGCAATGGATGGGTCCTTGCTTTCTCCGTTGAGGGAATGGTCGGGCGGGTCCCGGTTCCCCTGGAAGTCGCCTGTTTTCGAGTCGTGCAGGAGGCGATGACCAACATCTCGAAGTATGCGAGAGCCAGGACCATCGACCTGACGCTGCGTCGGCAAGATCAAGAAGTCATCCTCATTATCCAAGACGACGGGGTAGGATTTGACGTGATGTTGGCACGGCAACGTGCTCGTGGAGGAGAAAGCATGGGGTTGCTCGGCATGGAAGAGCGTGTGCGATTGGCGGGTGGCACCTTGGCGATTTCGTCAACGCCCGATCATGGGACCAGACTTCAACTCTGTTTCCCGCTCGCCCAACACGATCAGGCTAATCAGCATGGACAGGTTGAGGTGATGTCACCATGA
- a CDS encoding DMT family transporter, with protein MSQPSTSMAYGSVVLAAVLWGGSIVAQKMALGSFSAVEASVLRDIGGLAILLATWWAKEGGAIKISRGDIGLLGLLGLGVLGNHLLILMGLNYVSGAVGGVIIGSSPVVTALLSAMLIRDVPLRAVWAGALLSFAGVGLVSVAGFQAAGERPLLGSTLVFLGVVSWALYSIGSRTIMERISALTVNWTTLMVATVLQIPLLWADQKMMTAGLGSVTTSDWLALGYLIVFATAVAQQAWLFGVKGIGPSRASVLGNLTPVAAVGLSALILKESVGLIEFIGIGLILAGVYVVNRQTAEINS; from the coding sequence ATGAGTCAGCCATCCACCTCCATGGCCTATGGGTCCGTTGTGCTCGCGGCGGTTCTGTGGGGCGGTTCGATCGTGGCGCAGAAGATGGCTTTGGGGTCGTTTTCGGCGGTTGAAGCCTCGGTTCTACGCGATATCGGAGGATTGGCCATTCTGCTGGCAACGTGGTGGGCGAAAGAAGGCGGCGCGATCAAGATAAGCCGCGGCGACATCGGCTTGCTCGGCCTTTTAGGCCTTGGCGTGTTGGGAAATCATTTGCTCATTCTCATGGGGTTGAACTATGTCAGTGGCGCGGTCGGTGGTGTGATCATCGGGTCGAGCCCGGTCGTCACCGCTCTGCTCTCGGCTATGTTGATTCGGGATGTACCGTTGCGGGCGGTCTGGGCCGGTGCACTGCTCTCCTTCGCGGGTGTCGGATTGGTTTCCGTGGCAGGCTTCCAAGCGGCCGGTGAGCGACCGCTACTCGGGAGTACGTTGGTCTTTCTTGGGGTCGTGAGCTGGGCGCTCTATAGTATCGGCAGCCGCACGATCATGGAACGGATTTCGGCGTTGACGGTGAATTGGACCACGTTGATGGTCGCGACAGTCTTGCAGATCCCACTGCTGTGGGCCGATCAAAAAATGATGACGGCCGGTCTCGGTTCGGTGACGACGTCCGACTGGCTCGCGCTGGGGTATCTTATCGTCTTTGCCACGGCTGTGGCGCAGCAGGCCTGGCTGTTCGGCGTTAAGGGTATCGGTCCCTCTCGCGCCTCGGTTCTGGGCAATCTGACCCCCGTCGCGGCCGTGGGGCTGTCCGCGCTAATCTTAAAAGAATCAGTGGGTTTGATTGAATTTATCGGTATTGGCCTCATCCTGGCCGGTGTTTATGTCGTCAATCGTCAAACAGCCGAGATAAACAGCTAA
- a CDS encoding YciI family protein yields MKYLCLVYVEEKILNALPKPERQALSDESIAYCGELQKLGRFIAASPLHPVETATTIRVREGKTSTTDGPFAETKEQLGGFFMIDVKDLNDAIRVASKIPAARIGSIEVRPMRELEHGCAD; encoded by the coding sequence ATGAAATACCTCTGTCTCGTCTACGTTGAAGAGAAGATCCTCAACGCCCTGCCGAAGCCCGAACGGCAAGCCCTCTCGGACGAATCGATCGCCTATTGTGGGGAATTGCAGAAGCTCGGCCGGTTTATCGCCGCCTCCCCACTCCATCCGGTAGAAACGGCGACAACGATCCGAGTCCGCGAGGGAAAGACCTCGACCACGGATGGACCATTTGCCGAAACCAAGGAGCAGCTGGGCGGGTTCTTCATGATCGACGTGAAGGATCTGAACGATGCCATCCGCGTCGCCTCGAAAATCCCGGCCGCCCGCATCGGCAGCATCGAAGTGCGGCCGATGCGCGAGTTGGAACACGGCTGCGCCGACTGA